From the genome of Leptospira wolffii serovar Khorat str. Khorat-H2, one region includes:
- a CDS encoding CopG family transcriptional regulator — protein MKTAVSIPDDLFKTAEKTAKRLGIPRSQLFAKALEEFIQLHSKESVTERLNKIYTNRKDSSKDSINNLSVESLRKSLKNDSW, from the coding sequence ATGAAGACTGCTGTCTCAATTCCTGATGATTTATTTAAAACAGCGGAAAAAACCGCCAAAAGGCTGGGGATTCCTCGAAGCCAACTTTTTGCAAAGGCATTAGAAGAGTTTATTCAATTACATAGTAAAGAATCAGTGACCGAAAGATTAAATAAAATTTATACAAATAGAAAAGATAGCTCGAAAGACAGTATCAATAATCTATCTGTTGAATCACTGCGCAAGAGTTTAAAGAATGATTCGTGGTGA